In Corylus avellana chromosome ca2, CavTom2PMs-1.0, the following proteins share a genomic window:
- the LOC132172944 gene encoding uncharacterized protein LOC132172944, translating to MLESDEECECTMTEEEIRIYEDQVSKSGGFDVSPVSGDPGYRCIIQPWNNTNSALQDFELYSQLAVNEYNRRFKEENRVLEFVKVLKAMGRRANLFVFYITFEAKDVGDGGKIKIYQAVIFYGVPDIEVASFRLKPDDHEQGSDNHGKEWLWEHEHLFREKEARMISIN from the exons ATGCTTGAATCCGATGAGGAATGCGAATGTACGATGACCGAAGAGGAAATCCGCATCTATGAGGATCAAGTTTCCAAGAGCGGC gGCTTTGATGTTAGCCCCGTAAGTGGCGACCCTGGATACCGCTGCATTATTCAACCATGGAACAACACAAACAGCGCGTTACAGGATTTCGAATTGTATTCGCAGCTTGCAGTAAACGAATACAACCGTCGCtttaag GAGGAGAATAGAGTTCTGGAGTTTGTAAAGGTTTTGAAGGCAATGGGTAGGCGTGCgaatttatttgtattttatataacGTTCGAGGCCAAGGATGTTGGTGATGGAGGCAAGATTAAGATCTATCAGGCTGTGATATTTTATGGGGTACCCGACATTGAGGTGGCTTCTTTTAGGCTCAAGCCAGATGATCATGAGCAAG GTTCAGACAATCATGGTAAAGAATGGTTGTGGGAGCATGAACATTTGTTTCGTGAAAAGGAAGCGCGCATGATCTCAATCAACTGA